CATAAATTTACACGCCATTACAACCCAAATATCCTCGGATATCGACTTGATACAGCGAAGTATGTAGGGGTTCCTGCTGGATCGCTCGAGCCGAGTTCTTATAATCTGAATCCGACTCCTGGGCAAATTGTTCAAAACCAACATGTGTCGCAGTTGTCTGCCATGTATCGACAACCGACTGGTACTTATTTAAAACGTCGATTAGCAACTACTGAGGAAACCTATTTCATATTGGCTGAAGCTGCGCAACGTGGATGGATTGGCGGGAATGCGGAGACTTTATATAATGAGGCTATCAAAGCTTCGTTGACTGCTTGGGGGGTACCGGATAAATATGCTGCTTACATCGCGCAGCCTAATGTCAAGTATAAAGGCACTTTAGAGCAGATTATTCAACAAAAATGGGTGGCTAGCTGGAATTGTGCGACTGAGTCGTGGATGGATTTCCGAAGAACGGGTTTTCCAAAGCTAGTCGCTGGCCCTGCATCTGCTGAAACTGTATTGCCTGTACGCTTTATTTATGGGAACAATGAAATAAATGCGAATAGAGAAAATCTAGAAGCTGCAATTGAAGGCTTGCAAGAAACGCCATATTCAAAAGTGCGTGGAAAGAACAGTCAATGGTCGAAGCCCTGGATTTTGCAAGGAACAAATAAACCATGGTAATCAACAATCCTATCGTATCCTTAAGTTTAGTATGTCTGATATTTTTCGGACATACTATTCTATCGTTTGCACAAATAAAACATCACTCGACCTCAGGTAGAGAATCAAAACGGAATATTAAAGTGGTAGCCCATCGGGCAAACAACGGAGAGGAAAAATATCCGGAAAATTCCATTACGATGATTCAGTCATGTTTGGATCAGGGACTTCAAATTCTTGAGCTAGATATTCGTCAAACAAAGGATAAACAACTCGTTATTCTGCATGATAAAACCGTAGACCGAACAACAAACGGGAAAGGTAATATTGCGGACCTCACTCTTCACGAGCTTCAACAATTAAATTTGAAGCACGAAGGCAAAATAACACGTCTGAAAGTACCAACTTTGGAAGAGGTGTTGAAGTTGACAAAAGGAAAAGTGATGCTCGATTTGGATATAAAGATTGAGGGCGAAGATTCTTATAGAAGGATTGTTGAATTGGTAAAAAAGTATGACATGAATGAAAATGTTCTATTCTTCTTGTATGATGTAGCAGATATACCAACCCTTCATAAGCTTGCCCCAAATGCGCAGATATTGGCACGCGTCCGAAACTCCGAGGAAATTAACCTTGTTCAGCAGTATCCATTCATTCGCTATATACATATCGACGAGGAGTGCTACGCTGATGCGACTATGAAATCTTTGATCGACAAAGGTTATGAAGTCTGGTTGAACAGTTTAGGACATTACGACAGACTTCAGAAGTCAAATGGAAACGGTTTTGAGCAGTTTCTAAAAAAATATCCACATATTACGATCATTCAAACCGACTTGGGTTTAGAACTCATCCGCTATTTGAACAGATGATGCTTTTACTTGAAGATTATACCAATGAATTAACAATAAATTGATTATGAAAACACTATTTAAATTCTTTTTAATTCTTCTATTCTTCCAGCCTGCCTTTGCTCAGGAAAAGACCCTTGCCGAAAAGCTTGGTTATAAGAAGAATGACATCCTTTTAATCATCAATAACGATGATTCGGGAATGAGCTATGCATCGAATCAGGGCACGATTGAAGGGATGGAAAATGGATTGATAAGCTCTTCGACCATTATGTTCAATTGCCCTTGGAGTTTGGATATAGTTAACTATGTGAAACAACATCCGGATAAGCATTTTGGTGTTCATTTAACGCTTACCTCAGAATGGAAGAATTACAAGTGGTCTTCAGTTGCCTCCTCCAATACCGTTTCATCATTACTAGATCCAAATGGCTACTTATGGAAATCGGTGGAAGAAGTATATCAGCATGGAGATCCTGAACATGCTTATCTAGAGGGTAAAGCACAGATCGAAAAGGCGCTTCATTATGGGTTGCCCATTACACATATTGATTCGCATATGGGGACATTTCAGTTAAAACCAGCGTATATTGAGAAATATGTGCAATTGGCGGTTGATTTCAATTTACCACTTCGTATGGCTTCACAATCTACTTTAGCAAAGTATGGCATGCCTAATCTTCGCCGAGATTGCGCGAAAAAAGGATTGGTGTTTACTGATTATATGGTTTATGAAGAGCTAGCAAACTACAAGGACGATGTCGAAGGTTTTTGGCTTAAGGTAATCAATGACCTTAAACCGGGTGTGACCGAGTTATATCTGCATGCGTCTAAAGATACCGATGATCTACGTGTATTTACGGGTAGCTGGAAAAAGAGAATCGCAGAATTGGAGGTATTCACGAAGAGTGAGAAGATTAAGGCGGCTATTAAAGGACGGAATATTCATATCATTAGCTATAAGTCATTGTATGACCTTCAACAAAGGCAGAACAAAAAATAACCTTCTAATTAAATTGCTGTATGTACGCTTTAGGGGTACATTTCTTTAAAATCTTGAAATGCCTGTAGAAGTTCGAACTATTTTCAAACCCTGACTCTTCGGCAATCTGTTTGATTGCGAAGTTAGAGTTGATGAGCAGACGGCAGGCATGATTTAGACGAACCTCTGTAAGGAAATCAAAATAGGATTTGTTCGTCATCTGTTTGAAATAACGACAAAATGAAGTAACACTTAGGTTAGCGATGTTGGCAATATCTTCGATGTAAATCTTCTCTTGAAAGTTCTTAAAAGTATAATTGAATATATTATTCATACGCTCTTCGTCAATGCTATTGTATTTGTGTTGAGCGTATTCATGTGAGATGAGTTTGTATTCGCAGGAAGAGGCCAATAGTTCGAAGATCTCTAAAAGATAGATAATCTTCCGCAATCGACTAGATTCGTGCATTTTGACCATTAAATTGCGGATTTGTGCTTTTGTTTCACCGACAATGTATAGTCCTGATTTCGATGTGTTTAAAAGCTTAAGTAGGTCAGATGTTTCAGGAATATGGAGGAATTCTTTACCTAATGAGTCTGGGTGGAAATGTAAAACTAAAGCCTCTACATAATGATCAGATTGCTTATTGATGCTACATTTCCAGGTATGAGGAAGATTGGAGCCAAGAAGAATCATTTCATCCTCTTGAAAGTTGCTGATATTATCTCCGATAAACTTCAGCCCCTGACCTTTAATCACATAATGCAGCTCGATCTCCGGATGATAATGCCATATCGTACCAAAGTTTGGCAGCAGATCATGCCGAATACGGAAAGTGTTATCTGATTGTTTGGGAACCTGGTGGAATTTAGGTTTCATAATACATTGGTGTTGTGTCATCTAATTTAAATAAAAAACATGAACCGACCTAAAACATGATAATATATTAGAATGATCGGGCAATTTTTAAAAGTTATTAGCCTTCTGAATTTTATTATTTCGTATAACTAATTATAAATCAATATGATCAAAGTGATGGAAAATCAAGCGTTTTTAGTATGTAGCGGAGATCTTCGGCCTTCGGCCAATCTTAGCTGTTGGCCAACTCAGCAGGCAATGGAGGAGAAACTTAGCCAGGCTCTTGCGGGATTTGGATGGCACATTAAAAGGGCGCATGATTTTAACCCGGAAAAGGGTCACGGTTTTATTGACTACCAAATTGAGGGGCTACGCGTATTTCGTGAAATCGATCCAAACGCGCCATTGATTGTCGCAGAGGCGGTGTGGCAATATAGTCAGCATATTCTCGCGGGCTTGATCTCTCATCAGGGGCCTATATTGATTGTCGCCAATTGGGATGGACAATTCCCCGGCTTGGTTGGTGCGTTGAATTTAACTGGTTCATTAACCAAAGCTAATGTAAAATACAGCTTTCTTTGGAGTGAAGATTTTGAAGACTCTTTCTTTTTAGATGGGCTTCAAGAATGGCTGGAAACCGGAACAATCAATCATATAAATAAACATGTGCGCAAGTTCGATCGAAGGGAAGTTCGGTCGGACTACGCACAAATCGCAGATGACCTATCATCCCAAGTATTAAAATCCAAAGTGATTATGGGGGTTTTTGACGAGGGATGTATGGGCATGTTTAATGCTATTGTCCCTGACCATTTACTTCATCCTCTCGGATTCTTTAAGGAGCGGCTTAGCCAATCAACGTTATACGCCAAGATGCTCACGATTACTGATGATGAAGCTTTATTGGTATTGAACTGGCT
The DNA window shown above is from Sphingobacterium hotanense and carries:
- a CDS encoding polysaccharide deacetylase family protein translates to MKTLFKFFLILLFFQPAFAQEKTLAEKLGYKKNDILLIINNDDSGMSYASNQGTIEGMENGLISSSTIMFNCPWSLDIVNYVKQHPDKHFGVHLTLTSEWKNYKWSSVASSNTVSSLLDPNGYLWKSVEEVYQHGDPEHAYLEGKAQIEKALHYGLPITHIDSHMGTFQLKPAYIEKYVQLAVDFNLPLRMASQSTLAKYGMPNLRRDCAKKGLVFTDYMVYEELANYKDDVEGFWLKVINDLKPGVTELYLHASKDTDDLRVFTGSWKKRIAELEVFTKSEKIKAAIKGRNIHIISYKSLYDLQQRQNKK
- a CDS encoding glycerophosphodiester phosphodiesterase family protein, producing MVINNPIVSLSLVCLIFFGHTILSFAQIKHHSTSGRESKRNIKVVAHRANNGEEKYPENSITMIQSCLDQGLQILELDIRQTKDKQLVILHDKTVDRTTNGKGNIADLTLHELQQLNLKHEGKITRLKVPTLEEVLKLTKGKVMLDLDIKIEGEDSYRRIVELVKKYDMNENVLFFLYDVADIPTLHKLAPNAQILARVRNSEEINLVQQYPFIRYIHIDEECYADATMKSLIDKGYEVWLNSLGHYDRLQKSNGNGFEQFLKKYPHITIIQTDLGLELIRYLNR
- a CDS encoding AraC family transcriptional regulator; amino-acid sequence: MKPKFHQVPKQSDNTFRIRHDLLPNFGTIWHYHPEIELHYVIKGQGLKFIGDNISNFQEDEMILLGSNLPHTWKCSINKQSDHYVEALVLHFHPDSLGKEFLHIPETSDLLKLLNTSKSGLYIVGETKAQIRNLMVKMHESSRLRKIIYLLEIFELLASSCEYKLISHEYAQHKYNSIDEERMNNIFNYTFKNFQEKIYIEDIANIANLSVTSFCRYFKQMTNKSYFDFLTEVRLNHACRLLINSNFAIKQIAEESGFENSSNFYRHFKILKKCTPKAYIQQFN